The sequence GCCCGTTCTTTGGCCTCATCCAGACTCATCCCGAAATTAAGCGGTCCGAAGCAGAGGTCCTTCTCTACCGTCTCTTCGAACATTTGCTGCTCGGGGAATTGGAAGACCAAGCCCACCCGGCGGCGCAGCGGCAACAGCTTGGGTGACTTCTCACCAGCCTGGATAGTAACATCGAGTACTCTAACCGTACCTTGTGTCGGCTTGAGAATTCCGTTAAATAGCTGCAGAAGCGTCGATTTGCCAGAGCCCGTTGCACCAGCAATGCCCACGATGGAACCCTGCTTAATACTGAGATCAATGCCATGCAGCGCGGTCTGCTTCCATAGACTCCGCTCAGCGTAGGTATAGCTTACTTGCTGTAGTTGTATGGCCATAACGTGTCTATTAGCTCCTTTTCACTGGCGGGAACATCAATCTGTATACCCCGTTTCTGCAATTCACGGGCAAGACCCCAAGCATAAGGCTCCTGTAGGTGACAACGCTCTAGAAGCTCCGCATTCAAGAACAGCTCTGCCGGCGTAACATCTGCAACCAAACCGCCTCCTTGCAACGCAAGCACCCGATCCGTTGCCAAAATCTCATCCGCATCATGGGTAATCATCAGGATCGTATACTTCCCTTCCGCACGCATATCGTGCAGGATACCCATCAGTTCATCACGGCTCCCCTCATCCAACATGGAAGAGGCCTCGTCAAAGATGACGATGCCTGGCTCCATGGCTAGAATAGACGCGATTGCTACACGCTGTTTCTGGCCCCCCGACAGTTCTCCCGGGTGTTTGGCCAGCAGATGATCTACTCCCAACCGCAATGTGTAAGAATGCAGACGACTCTCCATCTCCGCATGCGACAAACACAGCCCTTCCAGACCAAATAATATATCTTCCTCAACGGTCGCCCCGATAAACTGATTATCAGGATTCTGGAATACCATCCCAATGCTTTGCCGGATATAACCAATCGTTTCCTCTTCCAGCTTTTGACCACAGACTACGATCTCTCCCGCGCTTTTAGGCAGCAAGGCGTTAAGCAGCTTAACAAGCGTAGACTTGCCGCAGCCGTTCGGGCCCACAAGACTTACCCACTGTCCCTGCGGTATGGATAATGTAATATTCTGGAGAATGGG comes from Paenibacillus sp. 19GGS1-52 and encodes:
- a CDS encoding ATP-binding cassette domain-containing protein, translating into MNETSKGQDSEEGQTVISLEGVSFGYDPEHPILQNITLSIPQGQWVSLVGPNGCGKSTLVKLLNALLPKSAGEIVVCGQKLEEETIGYIRQSIGMVFQNPDNQFIGATVEEDILFGLEGLCLSHAEMESRLHSYTLRLGVDHLLAKHPGELSGGQKQRVAIASILAMEPGIVIFDEASSMLDEGSRDELMGILHDMRAEGKYTILMITHDADEILATDRVLALQGGGLVADVTPAELFLNAELLERCHLQEPYAWGLARELQKRGIQIDVPASEKELIDTLWPYNYSK